A stretch of the Streptococcus suis genome encodes the following:
- a CDS encoding competence protein ComGF, with protein MRKTKLAAFTLLECLIALLIISGSLLVIEGLSKLIAHEVRYQERHVEKQWLLFCDQLRAEWEGASLDRVDSGKLYLTKGEKSLAFGKSVADDFRKTNANGQGYQPMLYKVYSATYAQQGEVIQLDVTFESGEERSFRYVFEKTN; from the coding sequence TTGAGAAAAACTAAGTTAGCCGCGTTCACCCTCTTGGAATGTTTAATTGCCTTACTCATTATTTCTGGCAGCTTGCTAGTGATTGAAGGTTTATCAAAATTGATAGCGCATGAGGTTCGCTATCAAGAGCGTCATGTGGAAAAACAGTGGTTACTATTTTGTGATCAATTGCGGGCTGAATGGGAAGGAGCAAGTCTTGATCGGGTTGATTCTGGAAAGTTGTACCTAACCAAAGGGGAAAAATCATTGGCATTTGGCAAGTCTGTGGCAGATGATTTTCGCAAGACAAATGCAAATGGTCAGGGCTATCAGCCCATGTTGTACAAAGTTTATTCAGCTACTTACGCCCAACAAGGCGAGGTTATACAGCTGGATGTAACATTTGAAAGTGGGGAGGAAAGGAGTTTTAGGTATGTTTTTGAAAAGACGAATTAA
- a CDS encoding competence protein ComGG, whose translation MFLKRRIKAGVLLYALLMLAVFSLILQFYLNRQFAESQLVQVTKQEATAYMMAQMVSEQVKTEYQQEIQLKKVSQDQEIAQQTRLEEGSSKTNSPNLVEKQADPEEATKASPTQKSSKQSVVKKGQISFHQGQSDYRIKNNQLSVVVTLNGGKQFTYHFPISSQIP comes from the coding sequence ATGTTTTTGAAAAGACGAATTAAGGCAGGTGTTCTGCTCTATGCTCTCTTAATGCTTGCTGTCTTTAGCCTGATTCTCCAGTTCTATCTCAATAGACAATTCGCTGAAAGTCAACTAGTACAAGTAACCAAGCAAGAAGCTACTGCATATATGATGGCTCAAATGGTATCAGAGCAAGTCAAGACAGAGTACCAGCAGGAAATCCAATTAAAGAAAGTTAGTCAGGATCAAGAAATAGCCCAACAAACTCGTCTCGAGGAAGGAAGTTCTAAGACCAATTCTCCAAACTTGGTTGAGAAACAAGCTGATCCGGAGGAGGCCACTAAGGCATCACCGACCCAAAAATCATCCAAACAATCGGTCGTAAAGAAAGGGCAGATTTCATTTCACCAGGGTCAATCAGACTATCGCATTAAAAATAATCAATTGTCTGTTGTCGTAACACTAAATGGAGGAAAGCAATTCACTTACCACTTCCCAATTTCTAGTCAAATTCCTTAA
- the rpoC gene encoding DNA-directed RNA polymerase subunit beta': MVDVNRFKSMQITLASPSKVRSWSYGEVKKPETINYRTLKPERDGLFDEVIFGPTKDWECSCGKYKRIRYKGITCDRCGVEVTRAKVRRERMGHIELKAPISHIWYFKGIPSRMGLTLDMSPRALEEVIYFAAYVVIDPKDTPLEHKSIMTEREYRERLREYGYGTFVAKMGAEAIQDLLKQVDLPKEIAALKEELKTATGQKRIKAVRRLDVLDAFYKSGNKPEWMILNILPVIPPDLRPMVQLDGGRFAASDLNELYRRVINRNNRLARLLELNAPGIIVQNEKRMLQEAVDALIDNGRRGRPITGPGSRPLKSLSHMLKGKQGRFRQNLLGKRVDFSGRSVIAVGPTLKMYQCGVPREMAIELFKPFVMREIVARDIAGNVKAAKRLIERGDDRIWDILEEVIKEHPVLLNRAPTLHRLGIQAFEPVLIDGKALRLHPLVCEAYNADFDGDQMAIHVPLSEEAQAEARILMLAAEHILNPKDGKPVVTPSQDMVLGNYYLTMEDAGREGEGMVFKDADEAIMAYRNGYVHLHTRVGIATDSLDKPWKDNQKHKVMMTTVGKILFNAIMPEGLPYLQEPNNANLTEGTPDKYFLEPGSDIKAAIAELPINQPFKKKNFGNIIAEIFKRFRTTETSALLDRLKDLGYYHSTLAGLTVGIADIPVIDNKAEIIEESHERVEQIKKQFRRGMITDDERYAAVTDEWRSAKEKLEKLLVEKQDPKNPIVMMMDSGARGNISNFSQLAGMRGLMSAPNGRIMELPILSNFREGLSVLEMFFSTHGARKGMTDTALKTADSGYLTRRLVDVAQDVIIREDDCGTDRGLDIRSITDGKEMIEPLEERLQGRYTKKTVKHPETGAVIIGPNQLITEDIAREIVNAGVEQVTIRSVFTCNTRHGVCRHCYGINLATGDAVEVGEAVGTIAAQSIGEPGTQLTMRTFHTGGVASNSDITQGLPRVQEIFEARNPKGEAVITEVKGEVIAIEEDASTRTKKVFVKGKTGEGEYVVPFTARMKVEVGDQVARGSALTEGSIQPKHLLEVRDVLAVETYLLSEVQKVYRSQGVEIGDKHIEVMVRQMLRKVRVMDPGDTDLLMGTLMDIADFTDANADVVIAGGVPATARPVLMGITKASLETNSFLSAASFQETTRVLTDAAIRGKRDNLLGLKENVIIGKIIPAGTGMARYRNLEPQAINEVEIIEDTVAEELAEEAKLAATE, from the coding sequence GTGGTTGACGTAAATCGATTTAAAAGTATGCAAATCACGTTAGCTTCACCAAGTAAGGTTCGTTCATGGTCTTACGGTGAGGTTAAAAAACCTGAAACAATCAACTATCGTACACTTAAACCAGAACGTGATGGACTATTTGACGAAGTAATCTTTGGTCCAACAAAAGACTGGGAGTGTTCATGCGGTAAATACAAACGTATCCGTTATAAAGGGATTACTTGTGACCGCTGTGGTGTGGAAGTGACTCGTGCAAAAGTACGTCGTGAACGTATGGGACACATTGAGTTGAAAGCACCAATTTCACACATTTGGTATTTCAAAGGTATTCCAAGTCGTATGGGCTTGACCTTAGATATGAGCCCACGTGCGCTTGAGGAAGTTATCTACTTCGCGGCTTACGTGGTGATCGATCCTAAAGATACACCGCTTGAGCACAAGTCAATCATGACTGAGCGCGAATACCGTGAGCGTTTGCGTGAATATGGCTATGGTACATTCGTTGCCAAAATGGGTGCAGAAGCGATCCAAGACCTCTTGAAACAAGTCGATCTTCCAAAAGAAATCGCTGCGTTGAAAGAAGAGTTAAAAACTGCTACTGGACAAAAACGGATTAAAGCTGTGCGTCGTTTGGATGTATTGGATGCTTTCTACAAATCCGGAAATAAACCTGAGTGGATGATTCTCAATATCTTGCCAGTTATTCCACCAGATTTGCGTCCGATGGTTCAGTTGGATGGTGGCCGTTTTGCTGCATCTGATTTGAATGAATTATATCGCCGTGTTATCAACCGTAACAACCGTTTGGCTCGTCTCTTGGAACTTAACGCTCCAGGGATCATCGTACAAAACGAAAAACGGATGCTCCAAGAAGCTGTAGATGCTTTGATTGACAACGGTCGCCGTGGTCGTCCAATTACAGGACCAGGTAGCCGTCCACTTAAATCACTCAGCCACATGCTTAAAGGTAAACAAGGCCGTTTCCGTCAAAACTTGCTTGGTAAGCGTGTTGACTTCTCAGGACGTTCCGTTATCGCCGTTGGTCCAACTCTTAAAATGTACCAATGTGGTGTACCACGTGAAATGGCTATTGAGCTCTTCAAACCGTTTGTCATGCGCGAAATCGTTGCCCGTGATATTGCTGGTAACGTAAAGGCTGCAAAACGTTTGATTGAACGTGGTGACGACCGTATTTGGGATATCTTGGAAGAAGTGATCAAAGAACACCCAGTTCTTTTGAACCGCGCACCTACCCTTCACCGTTTGGGTATCCAGGCTTTTGAGCCAGTTCTGATCGACGGTAAAGCCCTTCGTTTGCACCCGCTTGTCTGTGAAGCCTACAACGCCGACTTTGACGGTGACCAGATGGCGATTCACGTTCCATTGTCAGAAGAAGCACAAGCAGAAGCACGTATCCTTATGCTTGCGGCAGAACACATCCTTAACCCTAAAGATGGTAAACCAGTCGTAACACCATCTCAGGATATGGTTTTGGGTAACTACTACTTGACCATGGAAGATGCTGGTCGTGAAGGTGAAGGTATGGTCTTCAAGGATGCGGATGAGGCTATTATGGCTTACCGCAATGGCTATGTTCACTTGCATACTCGTGTTGGTATCGCAACAGATAGCCTTGATAAACCTTGGAAAGATAACCAAAAACACAAGGTCATGATGACAACCGTCGGAAAAATCTTGTTCAACGCGATTATGCCAGAAGGACTTCCATACTTGCAAGAGCCAAATAATGCTAACTTGACAGAAGGAACTCCTGATAAATACTTCTTGGAGCCAGGGTCAGATATCAAGGCTGCTATTGCAGAATTGCCAATCAACCAACCATTCAAGAAGAAAAATTTTGGTAATATCATCGCTGAAATCTTCAAGCGTTTCCGTACAACTGAAACATCAGCCCTGCTTGACCGTTTGAAAGACTTGGGTTACTATCACTCAACACTTGCTGGTTTGACAGTGGGGATTGCCGATATTCCGGTCATCGACAACAAGGCTGAAATCATTGAAGAATCTCACGAACGTGTAGAACAAATCAAGAAACAATTCCGTCGTGGTATGATTACTGATGATGAGCGTTATGCAGCTGTTACAGATGAATGGCGTTCAGCTAAGGAAAAATTGGAAAAACTTCTGGTTGAAAAACAAGATCCGAAGAACCCAATCGTTATGATGATGGACTCTGGTGCCCGTGGTAACATTTCCAACTTCTCCCAGTTGGCCGGTATGCGTGGTCTGATGTCAGCTCCGAACGGACGTATCATGGAATTGCCTATCTTGTCTAACTTCCGTGAAGGTCTTTCTGTTTTGGAAATGTTCTTCTCAACTCATGGTGCCCGTAAGGGTATGACGGATACGGCCTTGAAGACAGCCGACTCAGGTTATCTGACTCGTCGTTTGGTTGACGTTGCCCAAGATGTTATTATCCGTGAAGACGACTGTGGAACAGACCGTGGTCTTGACATCCGTTCAATCACAGATGGCAAGGAAATGATCGAGCCACTTGAAGAGCGTTTGCAAGGTCGTTACACTAAGAAAACTGTTAAACATCCTGAAACGGGTGCCGTTATCATTGGTCCAAACCAATTGATTACTGAAGATATTGCCCGTGAAATTGTCAATGCAGGTGTTGAACAAGTAACCATCCGTAGTGTATTTACATGTAATACTCGCCACGGTGTCTGCCGTCATTGTTATGGTATCAACTTGGCGACAGGTGATGCGGTTGAAGTGGGTGAAGCAGTTGGTACGATTGCAGCCCAATCTATCGGTGAACCTGGTACACAGCTTACAATGCGTACCTTCCACACGGGTGGTGTAGCCTCAAACAGCGATATCACTCAGGGTCTTCCTCGTGTCCAAGAAATCTTTGAGGCGCGCAATCCGAAAGGGGAAGCAGTTATCACTGAGGTTAAAGGTGAAGTTATCGCTATTGAAGAAGATGCTTCTACTCGTACCAAGAAAGTCTTTGTTAAAGGTAAAACTGGCGAAGGCGAATACGTTGTACCATTTACAGCCCGTATGAAAGTCGAAGTTGGTGATCAAGTTGCGAGAGGTAGCGCCCTCACTGAAGGTTCTATCCAACCAAAACACTTGCTTGAAGTTCGTGATGTCTTGGCAGTTGAAACTTACCTTCTTTCTGAAGTTCAAAAAGTTTACCGTAGCCAGGGTGTAGAAATCGGTGACAAGCACATTGAGGTAATGGTTCGCCAAATGCTTCGTAAAGTTCGTGTCATGGATCCAGGCGATACAGATCTGCTTATGGGTACACTTATGGATATTGCAGACTTTACAGATGCCAATGCTGATGTGGTTATCGCTGGTGGTGTTCCAGCAACAGCTCGTCCAGTCCTTATGGGGATTACTAAGGCATCTCTTGAAACCAACTCATTCTTGTCAGCAGCATCCTTCCAGGAAACAACTCGTGTCCTTACTGATGCAGCCATTCGTGGTAAACGTGATAACCTTCTTGGTTTGAAAGAGAACGTTATTATTGGTAAGATTATCCCAGCGGGTACAGGTATGGCCCGCTACCGTAATCTTGAACCACAAGCCATCAATGAAGTTGAAATTATTGAAGATACAGTAGCAGAAGAGCTTGCTGAAGAAGCAAAACTTGCAGCCACTGAATAA
- a CDS encoding Type II secretory pathway, pseudopilin PulG: MVDIRKLKSRAYVLLEGLVALATLVTICSLILTAIDTGRMQLVNSLYQQEVYNVAKMAVQTGESHLELNGVEVSVQRTSRELTVYHEGKEVIRIEKN, encoded by the coding sequence GTGGTCGATATAAGAAAATTGAAGAGTAGAGCCTATGTCTTGTTAGAAGGTTTAGTTGCCCTAGCTACCCTGGTAACGATTTGTAGCTTGATTTTGACAGCTATAGATACCGGAAGAATGCAACTAGTAAACAGTTTGTACCAACAAGAAGTTTATAATGTTGCAAAGATGGCAGTTCAGACAGGAGAATCCCATTTAGAGCTAAATGGGGTTGAAGTTTCAGTACAACGAACATCTCGTGAACTGACCGTTTACCATGAAGGTAAGGAGGTTATCCGGATTGAGAAAAACTAA
- a CDS encoding LD-carboxypeptidase, with translation MKRLKKGDHIRVVSPSSSIESIGGFEANVAAKKKLEALGFRLSFSEHYFENDIFDSAPIASRVEDLEAAFANETVDAILTTIGGFNCNELLPYLDFDLIARNQKIFCGYSDTTALLNAIYAKTGMQTYMGPAYSSFKMEQGQQYQTTSWLNAVTQDTYQLTPSLEWSSDAWYLPDAPRTFYPTEWKVYNPGKASGIAIGGNLSTFALLHGTEFAPKPDKYILFLEEAEEDHYVEFTRHFAALLQVYPNPQAVLIGRFPKETEMTEEILLAILDKHPILKKVPVLYDLDFAHTQPLFTITIGGQVEIDTKTFSITFS, from the coding sequence ATGAAAAGATTAAAAAAAGGCGACCACATACGCGTAGTCAGCCCATCTTCGTCTATTGAAAGTATTGGTGGCTTTGAGGCTAATGTAGCAGCTAAGAAAAAGTTAGAAGCACTTGGGTTCAGACTCTCTTTTTCAGAACATTATTTTGAAAATGATATCTTTGACTCAGCTCCGATTGCTAGTCGAGTTGAGGACTTGGAGGCGGCTTTTGCGAATGAAACAGTTGATGCCATTCTGACAACCATTGGTGGCTTCAACTGCAATGAATTGTTGCCCTATCTGGATTTTGATCTGATTGCCCGTAATCAGAAGATTTTCTGTGGCTATTCGGATACGACTGCCCTGCTCAATGCCATCTATGCCAAGACAGGCATGCAAACTTATATGGGCCCAGCTTATTCCAGCTTTAAAATGGAGCAGGGGCAACAGTACCAAACAACATCTTGGCTAAATGCAGTCACTCAGGATACCTATCAATTAACTCCAAGTCTTGAATGGTCTAGCGACGCTTGGTACCTACCAGACGCCCCTCGCACCTTTTACCCAACAGAATGGAAAGTCTACAATCCAGGCAAAGCCTCTGGTATTGCCATCGGCGGAAATCTGTCTACTTTTGCTCTCCTTCACGGTACTGAATTTGCCCCCAAGCCAGACAAGTATATCCTCTTTTTAGAAGAGGCGGAAGAAGATCATTATGTTGAATTTACAAGGCATTTTGCCGCTCTCCTTCAAGTTTATCCAAATCCACAAGCGGTTCTTATCGGACGCTTCCCGAAAGAAACAGAAATGACTGAGGAAATTTTATTGGCAATTTTGGACAAGCACCCTATTCTCAAAAAAGTTCCTGTTCTGTACGATTTGGACTTTGCCCATACCCAACCTCTCTTTACCATTACAATCGGTGGACAGGTAGAGATTGACACCAAAACATTTTCTATCACATTCAGTTAA
- a CDS encoding DUF1033 family protein, whose amino-acid sequence MYKVIKMYGDFEPWWFLDGWEEDVVSRVTYERYEDALSAFQKEWVKLSESFPMKKSKNGTMVAFWDESDQYWCEECDEYLQRFHSLMLIESKENLPAGLTKKSLQPRVGPCRLKQESFVKVD is encoded by the coding sequence ATGTATAAAGTAATTAAAATGTATGGAGATTTTGAACCGTGGTGGTTCTTAGATGGTTGGGAAGAAGATGTTGTCAGTAGAGTGACGTACGAACGTTACGAGGATGCACTTTCTGCTTTTCAGAAGGAATGGGTAAAACTTTCAGAAAGTTTTCCAATGAAAAAAAGCAAAAATGGGACAATGGTGGCTTTTTGGGATGAATCAGACCAGTACTGGTGTGAAGAGTGTGATGAGTATTTACAGCGTTTCCATTCCCTTATGTTGATAGAATCGAAGGAAAATTTACCTGCAGGATTGACTAAAAAATCTCTTCAACCGAGAGTTGGACCATGTAGACTAAAACAAGAATCATTTGTTAAGGTTGACTAA
- a CDS encoding type II secretion system F family protein: MNAFLQRDISVLGRQKQKKLSLVRQRKVIELFNNLFASGFHLGEIVDFLKRSQLLADQYTQVLSDGLLAGKPFSSLLGDLRFSDAVVTQVALAEVHGNTSLSLNHIQSYLENVSKVRKKLIEVATYPIILLAFLLLIMLGLKNYLLPQLEEGNVATILIQHLPTIFLSFCGLFFLAVLGGLIWYRRTNKIKAFSRLVALPFFGKLIQTYLTAYYAREWGSLIGQGLDMPQIVGLMQEQKSQLFREIGEDLERSLSDGHSFHAHIQTYGFFKRELSLMIEYGQVKSKLGSELSVYATECWEEFFTRVNRAMQLIQPLVFLFVALMVVLIYAAMLLPIYQNMEL, from the coding sequence TTGAATGCCTTCTTGCAGCGGGACATATCAGTCCTCGGCAGGCAGAAACAGAAAAAATTGTCCTTGGTTCGACAGCGTAAGGTGATTGAGCTCTTTAACAATCTTTTTGCTAGTGGATTTCACTTGGGAGAAATTGTCGATTTTCTCAAACGGAGTCAACTCTTGGCTGACCAATACACGCAAGTTTTGTCCGACGGTCTTCTTGCAGGAAAGCCATTTTCAAGTCTTTTGGGAGATTTACGCTTTTCGGATGCGGTTGTCACTCAGGTGGCCTTGGCGGAGGTTCATGGCAATACCAGTCTGAGTTTAAATCATATTCAATCTTATCTTGAAAATGTTAGCAAGGTGCGTAAAAAATTGATAGAAGTAGCAACCTATCCAATCATCTTGCTTGCCTTTTTATTATTGATAATGTTGGGACTAAAAAACTATTTGTTGCCCCAGTTGGAAGAAGGAAATGTTGCGACTATATTGATTCAACACTTGCCAACAATCTTTTTATCCTTTTGTGGCCTTTTCTTTCTTGCTGTCTTAGGTGGGCTTATTTGGTATCGCAGAACAAATAAAATCAAGGCTTTTTCTCGCTTAGTAGCTCTGCCATTTTTCGGAAAACTCATCCAAACCTATTTGACCGCCTATTACGCGAGGGAGTGGGGAAGCTTGATTGGTCAGGGACTTGATATGCCTCAGATTGTGGGCTTGATGCAGGAACAAAAATCACAGCTTTTTCGTGAGATTGGTGAAGATTTAGAGCGTTCGCTTTCTGATGGGCATAGTTTCCATGCTCATATCCAAACGTATGGCTTTTTCAAACGGGAGCTGAGTCTAATGATTGAGTATGGGCAAGTCAAATCAAAATTAGGAAGTGAGCTATCTGTGTATGCAACAGAGTGTTGGGAGGAATTTTTTACTCGTGTTAATAGGGCCATGCAGTTGATTCAACCATTGGTTTTTCTCTTTGTGGCCTTAATGGTCGTTCTCATCTATGCAGCCATGTTGCTGCCAATTTATCAGAATATGGAGTTATAA
- a CDS encoding type II secretion system protein: MMHLKNKAFTLLESLLTLGVVCFLALLLSGSVHTAFHVVQEQVFLLEFESLYKDSQELAARTQEKVALRIAGEEVSNGYRIISLPPNVSIVEEKTIVFQDDGGNSSLEKISFKMSHETIKYQLYIGSGRYKKIEE; this comes from the coding sequence ATAATGCACCTAAAGAATAAGGCCTTTACTCTTCTAGAGAGCTTACTAACATTAGGTGTTGTCTGTTTTCTAGCGTTGTTATTATCGGGGTCGGTGCATACTGCTTTTCATGTAGTGCAAGAGCAGGTGTTTCTTTTGGAATTTGAGTCCTTGTATAAAGACAGTCAAGAATTGGCTGCTAGAACTCAAGAAAAGGTAGCGCTTCGTATAGCTGGAGAAGAAGTATCAAATGGCTATCGAATCATTTCATTGCCGCCTAATGTATCCATAGTAGAAGAAAAAACAATTGTGTTTCAGGATGATGGGGGTAATTCTTCCTTGGAAAAAATCAGTTTTAAGATGAGTCATGAAACAATCAAGTATCAACTATATATAGGGAGTGGTCGATATAAGAAAATTGAAGAGTAG
- a CDS encoding type II/IV secretion system protein has translation MIQEKARKMIEEAVVERVSDIYLIPRGENYQVYHRIMDEREYIQELAEDEVMAIISHFKFLAGLNVGEKRRCQQGSCDYNYVSGEISLRLSTVGDYRGKESLVIRLLYDQDQQLKFWFGALERIAQEIKGRGLYLFSGPVGSGKTTLMYQLARLKFPDKQILTIEDPVEIKQEDMLQLQLNEAIGATYDNLIKLSLRHRPDLLIIGEIRDSETARAVIRASLTGATVFSTVHARSVAGVYARMLELGVSPEELNNALQGIAYQRLIGGGGVVDFAKGNYQNHSSDKWNEQIECLLAAGHISPRQAETEKIVLGSTA, from the coding sequence ATGATTCAAGAAAAAGCAAGAAAAATGATTGAAGAGGCAGTTGTCGAAAGGGTCAGTGATATTTATTTGATTCCAAGAGGAGAAAACTACCAAGTCTATCATCGAATAATGGATGAACGGGAATATATTCAAGAATTAGCCGAGGATGAGGTGATGGCCATTATTAGCCATTTCAAGTTTTTAGCGGGTTTGAATGTCGGTGAAAAACGGCGTTGCCAGCAAGGCTCTTGTGACTACAATTATGTTTCAGGGGAGATTTCCCTTCGGTTATCAACGGTTGGTGATTATCGTGGTAAAGAAAGTTTGGTCATTCGTCTGCTCTATGATCAAGATCAACAACTTAAATTTTGGTTTGGAGCATTGGAGAGGATTGCTCAAGAAATCAAGGGACGAGGGCTCTATCTTTTTTCAGGGCCGGTCGGTTCTGGCAAGACTACACTCATGTACCAGCTGGCGAGATTGAAATTTCCAGATAAGCAAATTCTAACTATAGAAGATCCAGTGGAAATCAAGCAGGAAGATATGCTCCAACTCCAGCTCAATGAGGCAATTGGTGCTACCTATGATAATCTCATCAAACTATCACTTCGTCATCGACCAGATTTACTGATTATTGGAGAAATTCGAGATTCAGAAACTGCTCGGGCAGTAATTCGAGCTAGTTTGACAGGGGCAACGGTCTTCTCAACGGTTCATGCTAGAAGTGTTGCTGGTGTCTATGCTCGCATGTTAGAACTGGGTGTAAGTCCTGAAGAATTGAATAATGCTCTTCAAGGAATTGCCTATCAACGATTAATAGGGGGAGGAGGTGTTGTTGATTTTGCAAAAGGAAACTACCAAAACCATTCCTCGGACAAGTGGAATGAGCAAATTGAATGCCTTCTTGCAGCGGGACATATCAGTCCTCGGCAGGCAGAAACAGAAAAAATTGTCCTTGGTTCGACAGCGTAA
- a CDS encoding class I SAM-dependent methyltransferase, whose product MKYEKIEQAYNLLLENVQTIQNQLGTNIYDAMIEQNAAYVAGQHETELVLNNNQVLRELALTKEEWRRAYQFLLIKANQTEPMQYNHQFTPDSIGFILSFLVDQLVSTPRVTVLEIGSGTGNLAQTILNASQKELDYLGIEIDDLLIDLSASIADVMGAAISFAQGDAVRPQILKESQVILGDLPIGYYPDDQIASRYQVASPNEHTYAHHLLMEQSLKYLEKDGFAILLAPNDLLTSPQSDLLKGWLQEQANIVAMIALPPNLFGKAAMAKSIFVLQKKAARPLTPFVYPLQSLQEPEAIQKFMVNFKNWKQENAI is encoded by the coding sequence ATGAAATATGAAAAAATTGAACAGGCCTACAACCTGCTTTTAGAAAATGTACAGACAATTCAAAATCAACTTGGGACCAATATTTATGATGCTATGATTGAGCAAAATGCTGCCTATGTAGCTGGTCAACATGAAACCGAACTTGTTCTCAACAACAATCAAGTCTTGAGAGAATTAGCCTTGACAAAGGAAGAATGGCGTCGTGCTTACCAATTCTTGCTCATTAAAGCTAACCAGACAGAACCGATGCAGTACAACCATCAGTTCACACCTGACTCTATCGGATTTATCTTATCTTTCCTTGTGGACCAGTTGGTCTCTACTCCAAGAGTGACGGTTTTGGAAATTGGTTCTGGTACAGGAAACTTAGCTCAGACCATTCTCAACGCCAGCCAGAAGGAATTAGACTATTTAGGGATTGAAATAGATGACCTCTTGATTGATTTATCGGCTAGTATCGCGGATGTCATGGGAGCAGCTATTTCATTTGCTCAGGGAGATGCGGTACGTCCGCAGATTTTGAAAGAAAGCCAAGTGATTTTGGGAGATTTGCCTATTGGCTACTATCCAGATGACCAGATTGCTAGCCGTTATCAGGTAGCTAGTCCAAATGAACATACCTACGCCCATCATTTGCTCATGGAACAGTCCCTCAAATATCTGGAAAAAGATGGATTTGCGATTTTACTGGCTCCAAATGATTTATTAACGAGTCCGCAAAGCGATTTATTAAAAGGTTGGTTACAAGAACAAGCCAATATTGTTGCCATGATTGCCCTGCCGCCAAATCTTTTTGGGAAGGCTGCCATGGCCAAGTCCATTTTTGTGTTACAAAAGAAAGCTGCCAGACCTTTAACTCCTTTCGTTTATCCTTTGCAAAGCCTGCAAGAACCAGAAGCGATTCAGAAGTTCATGGTCAATTTCAAAAATTGGAAGCAAGAGAATGCAATTTGA
- a CDS encoding prepilin-type N-terminal cleavage/methylation domain-containing protein has product MKKMLKKKVKGFTLIEMLVVLGIISILLLLFVPNLSNQKEAIQKKGDAAIVKIVESQMDIYELDHGVRPTAEELEKLEMITEDQREKYNNAPKE; this is encoded by the coding sequence ATGAAAAAAATGTTGAAAAAGAAAGTCAAAGGTTTCACTTTGATCGAAATGTTAGTGGTGCTTGGAATTATTAGTATTCTCTTACTATTATTTGTGCCAAATCTCAGTAATCAAAAAGAAGCAATTCAGAAGAAAGGGGACGCAGCAATTGTAAAAATAGTTGAAAGTCAAATGGACATTTACGAATTGGACCATGGTGTTCGTCCAACAGCGGAAGAATTAGAAAAATTGGAGATGATAACTGAAGATCAACGAGAAAAATATAATAATGCACCTAAAGAATAA